One Algoriphagus sp. Y33 genomic window, AAATGACCCAAAAGAATAATCCATGATCTACTTAATCAAAAGAAATAAACCTGATTTTTCAATTCTCCGGCCAGAACTTGTATAGAAAATGGCTTTATAAACATAGTTCCCATTTGGTGCCTCTTTTCCCAGCCATGAACCATCCCATCCCTGAGTTTCCAATGAATTGTCTTCAAAAATCAACTCCCCCCACGTGTTAAACACATAGAATTCGATGGAGGAAAAACCTATATAATAAGGTCTAAAATAGCGGTTCTTTGCCTTAGAAGGAGTAAATGCATTGGGGAAGATAATCCTGTAATCATCCCTTACTACCACCGTTCGCTCATAAGAGTATATACAACCAATACTATTTGTGACACTCAAGGCTACCGTATAATTCCCTTTTTTAGCATAAGTATGTTGTGGGTTCTTAAGATTACTTATACTCCCATCTCCGAAATCCCAATGCCACGCTATGCCATCCCATAGGGACATATCTATGAAATTAATCTCCTGAAGAACCTGAATGGTGTCATTTACAAGCATGTCACCATTCCCCAGGTCCATTTCATAATTAAAGCTCGTTTCCAATATCTCCTCCGCGATCGTTACATCAATGCCTTTAGTCTCCGACCAGCAATTGAAATCCTTGTAACTACTTTTAACCAAGTATACGCCGTTTTCAGTTTGATGATAGATCTCGTCGATAGGTATTGGTCTTCCTAGAGGATCCAAAACCTGATAGTCAAAAGTTTCCGTGTCAAAATCAACTATGGAATTACTCAAATCCACAGAACCGTTAGGGTCGCAAAGTGCTGACGGCCTCGTAGTACTTAGTTCGGGAACATCAAAAACTCTGACTTTGATGTGTTCTAATGAAGCTGGTATATCCCGATCGGATATTCCCACATAATAGTTATATGTAGAGGCTTGAAGATAGGTATTTGCCGTAGATTCATAGACTAACCCAGTAATTGTAAGCGCTCCATCACTTTCAATTTGAAATTCCACTCCATCTACAATTTCCGAGACAATTTCTTCTGTGCCTGCTGGATCATGATACCAAGTATATAAAGCTCCCGCCTGATTTTGTTTGGGTCTAATAGAAACAGGCTCACCTTCGCAGATTTCTATAAAATCAGGGTCGTTCGTTTGTCCATATGAAACAGTTGTCGAAAGTAAGATTAAAAAAAAAAGAAGAGTTTTAATAAGTCGAAGATTTTTTGTTAACAATACTCATTCAAAACAGTAGAAAGGTAATGATAGAATCAGCAACTACTATTTTTACTATGGAACTGGCCAAGCAGTGATCTACAAAACATTCTGCATTTGTGTAAATTTCATGATTTATATTTTACTATGCAAAACAAAACCAACTAATGTTCTAACCATCTGCATCATTTAGAAATCAGACGTTTATATTTTGATACTAGGTGCTCAAGTGCAGGAAAAACTCTCAGGATCACCACCTTTAAAATCCCATCATCGAATCCTTCAAGGCTTAGTCTTTAATAAAGTAGACGCACCTGTTTTGTTGATTTATTGCCTAACTATTGACGAACCTATGAAGGATTTATAGCAAAAGTAATTTCTCCCTGATCTACATGATCGCACCCAGAAACCTACAAACCTCGATACTAACTTAGTATTTGAAACAAGGGATAACTTTAGATTTTTGGTTTCTGCTCTTCTCATCTCCCCACAAAAAAGTATAGGTAAGCGAAATCTCATGTGCACCCCCACTATTTTTTAAGCCTAATTTTGAAATAGTTACATCATAAGAATAACCTATGTCAAGGCCATTTTCCAAGGACACCCCTACCAATCCTATGACAGCCTCATTATTAGGCAGGTTGTTTTTGGTAGGAAGTCCTCTATACCACACTCCCAACACCAACGGGCTCACGTACAATTGTGTCCCCACGTCCAGTTGATTGAACGGGTCTTGCTGCTTGTAATTGAAAGCAAACGAAAGGGTGCGCTCTGCATATGCATGTGTGAAATAATCTCTGCGGCCTGGCGGCAAATCAAATTTTATACCACCCTGGGCAGAAAATTTCATCGGGAGCTTAGAGATCTGACCCTCTACAAATGACGTATTAGGTTCTGACAGGTGATGGACCGATGCTCCTAACCAGATTTTATTGGAGTAAAACATACCTCCTGCACTGTAATCCATAAAACTGTAACGGCTATCTATCGGGATTCCATCGAGTTCATCTGATATGCCTCCTATAGTGCCATTGATGATGTCAATCTGGGTTCCAAACACCAAATCTGAAAAGAATGCATCCCGCTGCATATAGCTGACCATACCTCCAATCCGGAAAAACATGTTTTCACTCAATTTCAACCGATAAGCATAAGAGAGTCCGATTTCATTGGTGGAGAGATTTGCCAAACTTTCCTTGTTGCTGTTGAAAATCAATCCTATACCGCTGTTGTAATCAAAAATATAATGATCAATGTAGGCTGAATAGGAATTGAAGCTCTGATCCAGTCCCGGCCATTGATTTCGGTAGTTGACACCTACACGGGTAAGCTCGCTGGCGCCGGTCAATGCGGGATTTAGATACAAGGGAGCGGCATAGAATTGAGAGTACTGGGTATCCTGAGCTATTACATTGGAAAAAATGCAACAAATAGCCCCTAAAATAATAAATACGCCAATTATTCTCCTAAACATACACGACTAAACCACCACCATGTACAAATCTATACAATAGTAAAATGGCGAAGGTTAAATAATTATGATTTAACGATTTGAAGTTACTAGGGCTTATGATTGGGGGTTGCAATCAAGTTGAATTTCAAATCAAACCAACTTGGGAATGTAATGTCTGAATTACATTCCCAAGTTGCCACAATTTAGGTCAATAACTATACCAAAGGGAATGAGATTTTAAATATGCGAAATTAAATATCCAATATGACTTGATTTTTAATCAAATCCTCAAATACTTCCTGTTTTCTAATAAGTTGTGCTTTACCTTTCCACACCAATACCTCGGCAGGACGCAACCGGGAATTGTAATTGGAAGACATACTGAAACCATAGGCTCCGGCATTTTTGAATACAAGAAGATCTCCTTGTGAAACCGTCGCAAGCATCCGGTCTTTGGCCAGTGTGTCTGTTTCGCAGATATAGCCTACTACATTATACGGCATTAAATCTCCTTCAGGATTACTTAAATTATATACATCATGGAATGCCTCATACATCATAGGCCTGATCAGGTGATTCAATCCTGAATCAACTCCCACAAAGGTAATTTGGGGAGTTCTCTTCACCACATTTGATTCCACAATCAAATATCCAGACTCGCTTACCAGAAACTTGCCCGGCTCGAGCCACAGCTCCAATTTACGTCCGTATTGCTCACAAAACTCATTGAATGCCGCAGACACTTTTGTCCCCACTTCTACGATATCCGTCGCTGGATCACCGGACTTATAGGCAACTTTGAAGCCTCCGCCAAAATCCAAAAAGGTAAGATCAGGGAAGTTCATTGCTGCCTCAAAGAGTACATTCCCCCCCTTTAAGAACACTTCAGCATCCAGAATATCAGAGCCGGTATGGATATGAAGCCCCTTTATCTTAAGATTGAATTTCTCCACCACTTCCAATATTTCGGGAAGCTGCTGAATAGAAATCCCAAATTTGCTTTGAATATGGCCAACAGAAATTTTAGCATTTCCTCCGGCCATAATGTGTGGATTGATCCTGATACAAGCCGGTTTAGTATTGCCATAGGCGGTTCCAAACTCTTCCAATAGCGGGATGCTATCCAGATTAATCATGACTCCCAATTCGACTGCTTTTTTTACCTCTCGGAAATTCACTCCACTTGGTGTATACATGATTTCTGATGCTGTAAATCCTGCTTGCATGCAAATCATCACTTCTTCTATAGAGACAGCATCTACACCTTCTCCCGCCCTCTTTACCAGTTTCAATATATTGATATTGGAAAGCGCTTTGGTGGCATATTTGATTTTCAGAGGAACGGAGGCGAATACGGATTGAAGAGATTTGATTTGATTCACGATCTTTTCCCCATCGTATACATATACGGGCGTGCCGAATTCTTGGGCGATGGATTCTAAGCTTACTCCCTGGAGTTGAGTAGGATGTTGAGATGCTGACATTATCTGGAATTTGCGGCCAAAGATAGCCAAATAACAAAAAAAGGAGGCATTTGCCCCCTATTTTCATAAGTTATAGTGTAATTAAGAAAACGCTGTTTTCGAACCTAAATATAGAACAAGGAGTTGAAATTGAACATCATTCTCCTCACTCTGGGGCGGTTAAATATTGTTAAGCTCCAGTAGTAGCCTGATTTTAGGATTAAATTTGCACAATGTCGAAAAGTAATATCATTCTAATCGTTGTATTGATGTCTCTGGCGAGCTTTGGCCTAATGGGATTCCAACTGTATTGGGTGAGCAATGCAATCCGAATAAATGGAGAGCGCTTTGAGCAAAATGTATATCAGGCACTTTCAGGCACTGTCGAACAATTGGAGAAAGGGGAAACTTCGGCAGCTTTTTATAGCTATATAATGCAGGATTCTATCATTAGCAGATCCCTCTTCGAAAAAATTGACCCAATAGATTTTGATCTTACGGTAAACTCCAGGCGGATTTCCATATCCAGGCCTTCGCTGGTAGATTCGTTCTTTCAAGAGCCCGCCCCGAGAGTTAGCCAGACTTTTCGGAGAATCCTTGAATCAAGGGGAGTGGATATGAATCAACTTGAGGAACTTGATGCTTTTTTTGCCTACATGACTCCGGATTTGGCATCTAAAATGTTTACTCCGGATGAAATGGAAATTTTACTTCAAGAAAAGGAACGTCAGCTCCAGTATTTGAGTAGACGTGAAAATTCATCCCAACAGCAAGCTGCCACGATAAGTGAATCTATCGTAGAGGTCCGTCCAGAGTTCAACATCAGTGAAGATGCCTTGGAAAAGGTATATAGAACAAACATTAAAATTGAGTTTATTAACAAGGCTCTGGAAGAGATCACCGCAGGTCAGCAGGCAATATTGGACAGACTGGATACGGCAAAAGTAAGGAGGCTGTTGAAGGGATACTTGCTGGAAAAAAATATCTCTGAGGATTTTGAATTGGGACTGATCAGGGATGATGGTTTATTGCTGCCTATAGGGCCAGTCAAACAGCAGTTTGTCTTAAGCCAGAAGGGACTTCAGGCTAGACTTTTCCCTAATGACATCTTCGGAAAAGAAAACTACTTGACAATCTATTTTCCCAAGAAGAACACACATGTGATTCGCGAAGTCTGGCTTCCTATATCAAGTTCTATCCTTTTCATGGCAGTAATTATTTCTTGTTTCATCTATGCTATCAAGGTAATTATCCGTCAAAAAGCACTTTCGGACACTAAGAATGATTTCATCAATAATATGACGCATGAATTCAAGACCCCTCTAGCTACCGTAAGTCTGGCCGTAGAAGCACTCCAAGATCCAGAATTGTCCAGTCAGGACAAATTTCGTTCTAGGTATTTGGGCATCATCAAAGATGAAAACAAGCGACTGGTATCGCAAGTGGAAAACGTTCTTCAAGCTGCTGCGTTGGATAAGAAGGATTTCAAACTGAAAATAGAGACGCTGAATCTAACGGAGATTCTGGAGAATACCGTTGATCATTTTGGGCTTCAGGTTGAGAAAAAAGGAGGTCAGATCTCTCTGGTCAATGAACTGTCAGACCCGATAATTGAGGGAGATCACTTTCACCTTACCCATATTTTCAACAACCTGCTGGACAATGCAAATAAATACTCGCCGGAAAATCCAATGATCAGTATTGAGGCTAAAGATGATGCATCACAGATCTTCATCACTATAAAGGATGAAGGAATTGGAATGAACAAAGATGCACAGAGGAAAATTTTTGATAAATTCTACCGGGTTCCTACGGGAAATGTACACGATGTCAAAGGCTTCGGCTTAGGATTATCTTATGTGAAAGCCATGCTGGAAGCACATAAGGGAGGAATTCAAGTAAGCAGCGAACTTGGAAAAGGAAGCTCATTCACCATTAACTTACCAAAGAAACAATGAGTAAAGCGAAATTATTAGTGGTCGAAGACGATCCAAACCTGGGAGATATCCTACAGGAATATTTGGAAATGAAAGGGTATGAACCTACGCTTTGCCGTGATGGTGAAGAAGGTTGGAACAAGTTCAAGAAGGGAAAGTTTGATCTTTGCCTACTTGACATTATGATGCCGAAAAAAGATGGATTCACTCTGGCGAAGGAAATCAAGAAAGTGGAGGAAACTCTTCCCATACTCTTCCTTACTGCAAAAAATCAAAAGGACGACATCATTGAAGGCCTCAAAATAGGTGCAGACGATTACCTCACCAAGCCTTTCAGCATGGAGGAATTGCTGCTTCGTGTAAATGCCATCCTTCGTAGAACTCATAAAAATGAAGAGGTAAATCCGCTAAAGGTGTATTCATTTGGCGGCTTTGTACTCCACTACGATGAGCAATTCCTGGATGGGCCAAAGGGGCGTCACAAACTGACTTCCAAAGAAAATGAACTTATCCGTCTGCTGGCTTCTGAGATAAACAACCTCGTGAACAGAAGTCATGCGCTTAAGCAGATCTGGGGCGACGACAGTTACTTCAATGCGCGGAGCATGGATGTATACCTGAGCAAAATCCGTAAACTGTTAAAAGACGATCCAAAAGTACAAATCATAACTGTTCACGGTGAAGGTTTTAAGCTGATCGTGAGCGAGGGATGAGAAGCTGTCTGATGTTGGATGCCCGATGTCGGATGCTCATGTGAATAAAACTAACGTTTGAAGTAGAAAACAAACGAAAAGCCAGGGTGATTTAGTCGCTCTGGCTTTTGTTCTTGACTAGCGTCTTGCACTTTACACCAATTCCGCTCCGATTCCATTTCCTTCAGGGAAAATTACTTTTTCAGGTGTGATTACAATCCCCTTAGCAGGATCGTGGGAGAGTAGCATCGCTCCATCCATATCTACATAATCCAACAGGGGTGCTATATGCGCGATTGCCGTGATTCCTACAGAAGATTCGGTCATGCAGCCCACCATGGTTTTCATTCCGAGCTTCTTTGCCTCATGGATCATTCTCAGTCCGGGAGTGATTCCTCCGGCTTTTACCAGTTTCACGTTGATTCCGTGGAAAAGCCCATGACATTTCTTCACGTCAGCTTCTACTATACAGCTCTCATCTGCGATCACCGGAAGTTTGCTATGCTTGAATACTTCCTTCATTCCTTCCAGATCATCCTTTCCCAGCGGCTGCTCCATAAATTCCACTCCCAGCTTTTTCAGCTCTACAGAATAGGCTATGGCTTGCTCCGCATTCCAAGCACAGTTTGCATCAATTCTGAAAACTGCGTCCGTATGCTTTCTGAGCTCACGGATAATCGCCAAATCATCCGAAGTACCCAATTTAATCTTGTAGATCGGCCAGTGAACTTCTTTCATCTTTGTGACCATCTTTTCGACAGTATCTATGCCGACTGTAAAGTTGGTAATTGGGATATCGGAAGGGTTCAGCCCCAGCAGTTCGTATAGTTTCCGGCTCTTCTTTTTTGCATAAATATCCCAAACCGCCATATCCAGTGCGCACTGGGCAAAAGGATTGTCTTTAAAAATTTCCCTCCCAAGATCCCAAAGCTCCTCCGGGGTTTTCCACTCAGCTTTTTCCACGATAGGCCTAAATTTCTCCAAACTTTCCATCATATTGGTAATGGTCATTCCGTAAAAAGGATTTGTCGTAGATTCACCCAATCCGTAATATGCGCCATCTTGCAGTTTTACGATGAGGGTATCTTGCACATCCCTGCTTTGATGGGCGATAGTGAATGTATGTTTTAGCGGAAGATCTACCACTTGATAAGATATGTCCATTGAGGAAAATATTCGATTTGATGTAAAATTAAAGGCTTCTACCTTGTTTGACAGGCAGAATTACATTTTATTCAAGGTAAATAGAAAAAATTATGAAAGCCAGTTTTAACCTTTCGAACAGCTTGTTTTTGCTGTTTTTAATTTTCACTTTTAGTTGTAAAACAGCAAAAGTCTCAGCACCTGAAGTCACGGCTACTGTAGCGGCACTTGAATCAGCCTATTTCCAGTTCAAGGAACCTGCTATCACACACAGGAGATTCAGGCATGCCGACCTTCAGCCTTTGATTCAGAAGCATTCGGCTGCTTTTAGGATCACCACACTTGGGGAATCGGTGGAGGGAAGAAGTATTTCCAGTTTGGATTGGGGAACTGGCAAAACCAAGGTGATGCTATGGTCCCAGATGCATGGAAATGAAAGTACGGCCACGATGTCACTTTTCGACTTATTTAATTTTCTGGAAGCAAGTGGGGATGAATACGATGAACTACGGGATCTGTTGAAATCAAAGCTGGACCTGAGGTTTATCCCAATGATCAATCCTGATGGAGCAGAAGTATTCAAAAGAAGGAACGCTCTAGATATTGATTTGAATCGGGATGCTATTTCGCAGATTTCGCCGGAAGCTGTGATCTTAAAAGGAGCTAGGGATGATTTTGAGCCTAAATTTGGCTTTAATCTCCACGATCAGCAGGTCTATTACAATGTATCCGGCACCCCAAAACAAGCAACTATTTCCGTTTTGGCACCGGCATACAATTATGAAACGGACGTAAATGAAGTACGGAAGAGAGCAATGCAGACGATCGTGGGGATGAATCAGATACTCCAAGAAGTAGTACCGGGTAATGTGGGAAAATATGACGACGGATTTGAACCCAGAGCTTTTGGAGACAATATGACCAAGTGGGGGACAAGCACCATTTTGATCGAATCGGGTGGGCATCCCAATGATCCGGAAAAGCAATACATCCGTCAACTGAATTTTATGATTATTCTCAATGCTCTTGAACAAATCGCTACCCGAAGCTACGGGCAATACACAACAGAACAATATTTTGCCATTCCAGACAATGGCTTTCAATTGGTTGACTTGCTTATCAATGAAATCCGGATTCCTGTCAATGGGAAGTACTATCCTGTAGATCTGGCAATCAGAAGGCGGGAGAGCAGCGCAGGAGGCTCCTATTTTGTAACCGGATCGGTAGATGATTTGGGTGATATGCAGGTGTACTTTGGGTTAGAAGAATTTGATGCTACCGGACTGAACTATGCCGAAGGAAAAGTCTTTGAAACTGCATTTGAATCTTTGGATAACATTGACGGGGCCAAGGCAATGGAATTATTAAAGCAAGGGTATTTGGCAGTGAAAGTCAATAAAGGAGCTAAAGGCGATCTGCATCAGTTGCCCATCTTGGTTTTGCAAAGCACAGATAATTTCTCTGCAGGTTGGAGAACAGGAGAGTCCACTAATTTCTTTTTGGAGAAAGACGGAGTGAGAAAATACGCTGTTGTAAATGGTTATTTGATTGATCTGGAGAATCCTAAAGAGCAGGAATTTATGCAGCGGGTTTATTAAGATTTTATCAGGCATAAACCGGATTGGAAAGGAACTTTGAGAAATCAATTTAATCCCCAGTTAAACATCCTTAAATCCCTTCACTTGGCGGATTATTTGTTACTTAGCTGCCGGATCTAATTTTTACAACCATGAAGAACAATCTCTCCCCAATCCTTTTTGCAGTAGCAATCGTCATCGCATCTATTGTGCTGGGAAATGCAGTAATCAACCGAAATCGACCTCAGGGCACCATAAATGTCACGGGCTTGGGCGAAAGTAATTTCACGGCTGATCTGGTCGTGTGGGAAGGAAATTTCAGTAGAGAGAGCTTCGATTTGCAATCGGCCTATGCAGACCTGGAAAAAGACAAAAAACTGGTAACTGACTACCTGATTTCAAAGGGTATTCCTGCCGAGAAACTGATATTCAATGCAGTAAACACCAATCCAAAATATCAGCAAAACTATTCCAATGACGGCAGATACCTCGGACAGACATTTGATGGATATACACTAAATCAATCCCTAAAGATAGAATCTTCCGAAGTGGAAAAAGTAGAGAAAATCAGCCGTGAAATCACAGAATTGCTGAATCAGGGAATAGCCTTCTACTCCCAGTCACCCCGCTATTACTACACAGAACTAGAATCTCTCAAACTGGAAATGATCGCAAAGGCAACCGAGGATGCAAGAATCAGAGCCGAACGGATAGCCGAAAACTCCAAAGGAGATCTCGGCAACCTTATCTCAGCGAATATGGGAATCTTCCAGATCACGGGGCAAAACTCAGGGGAAGACTATTCTTGGGGCGGCACCTTTAATACCGCAGACAAGAACAAAACCGCTTCAATCACTATGAAGCTTAGTTTTGAGGTGGATTAGGGATAAAGACCGGAGATGTCAAATTGATAGAATTTCGCAGACTTATTCTGATTAAGTACAAATACTAGCTTCTTGGTGCTCTCTACAATATAGTATCTGTCAGTAACAGAAAAGTCCTTATCTACCTTAGTGTTAAATAATTCATATATTTTTGTAGGTGCATTTTTTTCTATGCTTTGAATTCTAATAATTTTCTCTCCCCGATTTTGATCAATAAACAATTGTAAATTATCAGTGGATATCTGGGAAAATATATTGCCTGTAAAAGTAGCTTCCTCCTGATTCCTATCTATCGATTGGATTGAATTTATTCCATTCTTATCGAAATCAATTATTGATAGGTTTCCAAGATTGATTAGGCTATACCGGAAATACTTCAATTCCGTTCTAATAGAAATACTACCGTTATCTTTAACTTTTGATGAAGTGATGTTGAAATAAGGTATCCCACTCTCTAATTCTTTTTTGTTATAATTTTTTTCCGCTAATCTCTCCATTGATTGCCCTACCTTTGGTTTTAGCTTTTCCAATTGATCCTTAGTAAAGGGAATAAAAATATACTTTGGATCCTTAAAATTTCTTTTATCTATGGTGTAGATCGCTAAACCTTCTGTTATTTCTGTAGTATTAGAATAGGAAGAATATCTTCCAACACATATCAAATTATTATCATCCAGCTTATGGATGGATACATCGTTTATAAAATTGGTGTCAGCAGTTCCTAAGGCAGTTTGTAAGTATTCACCCGGCTCATTCTGGATACTATAAATAGTATAGTAATAATCTTTTACCCCATTCTTAGCAGCTCCCCTAATATTTACACGCATTAAAAAACTAAAATCCCCACCGTTATCAAAATTTAAAGTAGCATTAGAATTACTAGTACTTACACCTAAAATATCAGAGGAAGACCTCTTGGATTTAATTGGCAATTCCACCAAATTAGACTTTACCACTTCAAAATCCCGGGTCAAGGCTGCAGTGAAAAGATATGATTCAAATCCTTCGTACTTATTAGGAACAAGAGAGTAAATTCCAAGCAATTTTTTGTCCTCCGACTCCACTATTGAAACTGTCTGACGCAGATCTATATTCTCAGCTGAAAAAACTAATTTTTTCGAATGGATCTTTCCGGTTTGTTTGTCGATTTCACCTATGTAAAATTCTGATTACCAGTCTTTAAAGGTCGTATAACCTAAATATAGTTTCCCTTGAGGAGACAAATGAACAAATTCAACTCTATCAAGGCTTCTAGGCATATGAAGCCATGCATAATACCCCTCCAAATAAATACTGTTCTGCAACTCAAAATCAGTATTAAAATAGTCAATATAGACTTCTGTCATTGTTCCATATAATCCTGTTAAATTATCAGATTCTCTAAGTAGGTATAATCCATTTTCATCAGAGCCTATAAATCCAGAATACTCGTCTAGTTTTTTGAGCCCCACCTCTTTGACAATATAAGGTATCTTATCCAATTCCTGTGAGTAGCTTGGGCTAAAGAAACAGCTGACAACTATCAGCAGAATTAAAAGTTTTTTCATATGATTATAATTTGTCTTTTAAAGGCCATATGGGATCATGCTCGATTTCATACAGCTAAAATTTTCTGAAACTACATTCTTTTTAGAATAAAAATCATTAATAAAACCAACCCATAAATAACCTGCTGATTATCAATAGTAAAACATGAATTTAGAGTTTATCCTTTTTGTAGACCCACTCATTTACATGTTGATTTCACTAAATTTGCAGAATGAGCGAAAAGGCCATCAAAACAGTACTTCATCCCAGAAATGCCCATCGTGAGCGCTACGATTTCCCGAGCTTGATCAGTTCTCTGCCTGAACTGGGTCAGTTTGTTTCTGAAAATGCATACGGCGACCTCAGCATTGATTTTGCCGATCCGAAAGCTGTCAAGGCTCTCAACAGAGCATTGCTCAAGCATTTCTATCAGATTGATCAATGGGACATTCCTGCCGGATATCTCTGCCCACCGATTCCGGGAAGAGCAGATTACCTCCATTACCTGGCTGATTTGCTTAAGGAAAGCAATGGGGGAAAGATGCCGAATGGTGAGGAAATCAAGGTTTTGGATGTAGGAACGGGGGCAAACTGCATTTACCCCATACTGGGAAATTCGATTTACCACTGGTCCTTTGTAGGATCAGAACTAGACGAGGAAGCATTGGGTTCAGCCCAGGAAAACCTGTATGCAAACCCCAAATTCCGTGGAAAAGTCACCCTGAGGCTTCAGGAAAATTCCAAGAAAATTCTGGTAGGAATCATCAAGTCAGACGATGTCTTTGATCTAGCGATATGCAACCCTCCATTCCATGAATCTATGGCCGCCGCTGAGGCAGGAAGTACGAGAAAGGTAAAAAACCTCAAAGGTAAAGTAGGCAAGAAGGTTACTTTGAATTTTGGTGGAAAGAACAACGAACTCTGGTGTGAGGGTGGAGAACTCGCTTTCATTCAAAAGATGATCTCAGAAAGCAAAACTTTTAAATTCAATTGCTTTTGGTACACGGCCATAGTATCGAAGGAAGAGCATCTCAGGGAACTGATTTTAGCATTGAAAAAAGCCAGAGTCGCTGATCGGAAGATTATCGAGATGACTCAGGGAAATAAGAAAAGCAGATTTATCGCTTGGACTTTTCTGAATCCGGAACAGCAGGAGAATTGGAGAAAAAGAAGGTGGACGTAGAATTTAAAATTTGAGAGTTTGAAATTGGGGAATATGTGATTATTCGCAATGATGTCAATAGCCTTGGTTTAATGGATC contains:
- a CDS encoding PKD domain-containing protein, which gives rise to MLTKNLRLIKTLLFFLILLSTTVSYGQTNDPDFIEICEGEPVSIRPKQNQAGALYTWYHDPAGTEEIVSEIVDGVEFQIESDGALTITGLVYESTANTYLQASTYNYYVGISDRDIPASLEHIKVRVFDVPELSTTRPSALCDPNGSVDLSNSIVDFDTETFDYQVLDPLGRPIPIDEIYHQTENGVYLVKSSYKDFNCWSETKGIDVTIAEEILETSFNYEMDLGNGDMLVNDTIQVLQEINFIDMSLWDGIAWHWDFGDGSISNLKNPQHTYAKKGNYTVALSVTNSIGCIYSYERTVVVRDDYRIIFPNAFTPSKAKNRYFRPYYIGFSSIEFYVFNTWGELIFEDNSLETQGWDGSWLGKEAPNGNYVYKAIFYTSSGRRIEKSGLFLLIK
- a CDS encoding type IX secretion system membrane protein PorP/SprF — encoded protein: MFRRIIGVFIILGAICCIFSNVIAQDTQYSQFYAAPLYLNPALTGASELTRVGVNYRNQWPGLDQSFNSYSAYIDHYIFDYNSGIGLIFNSNKESLANLSTNEIGLSYAYRLKLSENMFFRIGGMVSYMQRDAFFSDLVFGTQIDIINGTIGGISDELDGIPIDSRYSFMDYSAGGMFYSNKIWLGASVHHLSEPNTSFVEGQISKLPMKFSAQGGIKFDLPPGRRDYFTHAYAERTLSFAFNYKQQDPFNQLDVGTQLYVSPLVLGVWYRGLPTKNNLPNNEAVIGLVGVSLENGLDIGYSYDVTISKLGLKNSGGAHEISLTYTFLWGDEKSRNQKSKVIPCFKY
- the lysA gene encoding diaminopimelate decarboxylase, whose protein sequence is MSASQHPTQLQGVSLESIAQEFGTPVYVYDGEKIVNQIKSLQSVFASVPLKIKYATKALSNINILKLVKRAGEGVDAVSIEEVMICMQAGFTASEIMYTPSGVNFREVKKAVELGVMINLDSIPLLEEFGTAYGNTKPACIRINPHIMAGGNAKISVGHIQSKFGISIQQLPEILEVVEKFNLKIKGLHIHTGSDILDAEVFLKGGNVLFEAAMNFPDLTFLDFGGGFKVAYKSGDPATDIVEVGTKVSAAFNEFCEQYGRKLELWLEPGKFLVSESGYLIVESNVVKRTPQITFVGVDSGLNHLIRPMMYEAFHDVYNLSNPEGDLMPYNVVGYICETDTLAKDRMLATVSQGDLLVFKNAGAYGFSMSSNYNSRLRPAEVLVWKGKAQLIRKQEVFEDLIKNQVILDI
- a CDS encoding HAMP domain-containing sensor histidine kinase, yielding MSKSNIILIVVLMSLASFGLMGFQLYWVSNAIRINGERFEQNVYQALSGTVEQLEKGETSAAFYSYIMQDSIISRSLFEKIDPIDFDLTVNSRRISISRPSLVDSFFQEPAPRVSQTFRRILESRGVDMNQLEELDAFFAYMTPDLASKMFTPDEMEILLQEKERQLQYLSRRENSSQQQAATISESIVEVRPEFNISEDALEKVYRTNIKIEFINKALEEITAGQQAILDRLDTAKVRRLLKGYLLEKNISEDFELGLIRDDGLLLPIGPVKQQFVLSQKGLQARLFPNDIFGKENYLTIYFPKKNTHVIREVWLPISSSILFMAVIISCFIYAIKVIIRQKALSDTKNDFINNMTHEFKTPLATVSLAVEALQDPELSSQDKFRSRYLGIIKDENKRLVSQVENVLQAAALDKKDFKLKIETLNLTEILENTVDHFGLQVEKKGGQISLVNELSDPIIEGDHFHLTHIFNNLLDNANKYSPENPMISIEAKDDASQIFITIKDEGIGMNKDAQRKIFDKFYRVPTGNVHDVKGFGLGLSYVKAMLEAHKGGIQVSSELGKGSSFTINLPKKQ
- a CDS encoding response regulator transcription factor, yielding MSKAKLLVVEDDPNLGDILQEYLEMKGYEPTLCRDGEEGWNKFKKGKFDLCLLDIMMPKKDGFTLAKEIKKVEETLPILFLTAKNQKDDIIEGLKIGADDYLTKPFSMEELLLRVNAILRRTHKNEEVNPLKVYSFGGFVLHYDEQFLDGPKGRHKLTSKENELIRLLASEINNLVNRSHALKQIWGDDSYFNARSMDVYLSKIRKLLKDDPKVQIITVHGEGFKLIVSEG
- a CDS encoding dipeptide epimerase, which gives rise to MDISYQVVDLPLKHTFTIAHQSRDVQDTLIVKLQDGAYYGLGESTTNPFYGMTITNMMESLEKFRPIVEKAEWKTPEELWDLGREIFKDNPFAQCALDMAVWDIYAKKKSRKLYELLGLNPSDIPITNFTVGIDTVEKMVTKMKEVHWPIYKIKLGTSDDLAIIRELRKHTDAVFRIDANCAWNAEQAIAYSVELKKLGVEFMEQPLGKDDLEGMKEVFKHSKLPVIADESCIVEADVKKCHGLFHGINVKLVKAGGITPGLRMIHEAKKLGMKTMVGCMTESSVGITAIAHIAPLLDYVDMDGAMLLSHDPAKGIVITPEKVIFPEGNGIGAELV